In Bubalus bubalis isolate 160015118507 breed Murrah chromosome 3, NDDB_SH_1, whole genome shotgun sequence, a genomic segment contains:
- the KDM6B gene encoding lysine-specific demethylase 6B isoform X3, whose protein sequence is MHRAVDPPGARAAREAFALGGLSCAGAWSSCPPHPPPRSAWLPGGRCSASLGQPPLSAPLPPSHGSSSGHPNKPYYAPGTPTPRPLHGKLESLHGCVQALLREPAQPGLWEQLGQLYESEHDSEEAIRCYHSALRYGGSLAELGPRVGRLQQAQLWNFHAGSCQHRPKVLPPLEQVWNLLHLEHKRNYGAKRGGPPVKRAAEPPVVQPVPPAALSGPSGEEGLSPGGKRRRGCSSEQLTKPGLWSTLHGDAWGPERKGLAPPERQEQRHSLPHPYPYPAPAYPAHPPGHRLVPAAPPGPGPRPPGAESHGCPPATRPPGSDLRESRVQRSRMDSSVSPAATTACVPYAPSRPPGLPGTTSSSNSNTGPRGVEPSPGIPGADHYQTPALEVSSHQGRLGPSAHSSRKPFLAAPAATPHLSLPPGPTSPPPPSCPRLIRPPPPPAWLKGPACRAAREDGEILEELFFGAEGRPRPPPPPLPHREGFLGPPAPRFSVGTQDSHTPPTPPTTSSSSSNNGSHSSSPTGPVSFPPPPYLARSMDPLPRPPSPTLSPQDPPLAPLTLALPSAPPSSCHQNTSGSFRRPESPRPRVSFPKTPEVGPGPSPGPLNKTPQPVPPRVGELPARGPRLFDFPPTPLEDQFEEPAEFKILPDGLANIMKMLDESIRKEEEQQQQEAGAVSVPPPPLKEPFASLQPPFPTDTAPATTAAAATATATATTTTATQEEEKKPPALPPPPPLAKFPPPPQPQPPPPPLPPPASPASLLKSLASVLEGQKYCYRGTGTAVPTRPGSLPTTQYSSGPSSGATAPPPTSAAPSAQGSPQPSASSSSQFSTSGGPWARERRASEEPAPGPMAPAPPPPPLPLPPARSESEVLEEISRACETLVERVGRSATDPADLVDTADAADSGAERLLPPAPAKEESVGVAAAAGLGGSKRRQKEHQKEHRRHRRACKDSVGRRPREGRAKTKAKAPKEKSRRVLGNLDLQSEEIQGREKARPDLGGASKAKPPTAPGPPPAPAPSAQPTPPAAPAPGKKAREEAPGPPGVSRADMLKLRSLSEGPPKELKIRLIKVESGDKETFIASEVEERRLRMADLTISHCAADVVRASKNAKVKGKFRESYLSPAQSVKPKINTEEKLPREKLNPPTPSIYLESKRDAFSPVLLQFCTDPRNPITVIRGLAGSLRLNLGLFSTKTLVEASGEHTVEVRTQVQQPSDENWDLTGTRQIWPCESSRSHTTIAKYAQYQASSFQESLQEEKESEDEESEEPDSTTGTPPSSAPDPKNHHIIKFGTNIDLSDAKRWKPQLQELLKLPAFMRVTSTGNMLSHVGHTILGMNTVQLYMKVPGSRTPGHQENNNFCSVNINIGPGDCEWFAVHEHYWETISAFCDRHGVDYLTGSWWPILDDLYASNIPVYRFVQRPGDLVWINAGTVHWVQATGWCNNIAWNVGPLTAYQYQLALERYEWNEVKNVKSIVPMIHVSWNVARTVKISDPDLFKMIKFCLLQSMKHCQVQRESLVRAGKKIAYQGRVKDEPAYYCNECDVEVFNILFVTSENGSRNTYLVHCEACARRRSAGLQGVVVLEQYRTEELAQAYDAFTLAPSSTSR, encoded by the exons ATGCATCGGGCAGTGGACCCTCCAGGGGCCCGCGCTGCACGGGAAGCCTTTGCCCTTGGGGGCTTGAGCTGTGCTGGGGCCTGGAGCTCCTGCCCGCCCCATCCCCCTCCTCGGAGCGCATGGCTGCCTGGAGGCAG GTGCTCTGCCAGCCTCGGGCAGCCCCCACTGTCTGCTCCCCTACCCCCTTCACACGGCAGTAGCTCTGGGCACCCCAACAAACCGTATTATGCTCCAGG GACACCCACCCCAAGACCCCTCCATGGGAAGCTGGAGTCCCTGCATGGCTGTGTGCAGGCATTGCTCCGGGAGCCAGCCCAGCCAGGGCTGTGGGAGCAGCTTGGGCAGCTGTACGAGTCAGAGCATGATAGTGAGGAGGCTATTCGCTGCTACCACAGCGCCCTTCGATACGGAGGAAGCTTGGCTGAGCTGGGCCCCCGGGTCGGCCGACTCCAGCAG GCCCAGCTCTGGAACTTTCACGCTGGGTCCTGCCAGCACCGACCCAAGGTCCTGCCCCCATTGGAGCAAGTGTGGAACTTGCTGCACCTTGAG CACAAACGGAACTACGGGGCCAAGCGGGGGGGTCCCCCAGTGAAACGAGCCGCTGAACCCCCAGTGGTGCAGCCTGTGCCTCCCGCAGCACTCTCAGGCCCCTCAGGGGAGGAGGGGCTCAGCCCTGGTGGCAAGCGCAGGAGAGGCTGCAGCTCTGAGCAG CTGACCAAGCCAGGGCTGTGGAGTACCCTTCATGGAGATGCCTGGGGCCCCGAGCGCAAGGGTTTAGCACCCCCAGAGCGCCAG GAGCAGCGGCACTCGCTGCCTCACCCATATCCATACCCGGCTCCGGCTTACCCTGCTCACCCCCCTGGCCACCGGCTGGTCCCGGCTGctcccccaggcccaggcccccgCCCCCCAGGAGCAGAGAGCCATGGCTGCCCGCCTGCCACCCGTCCCCCCGGAAGTGACCTTAGAGAGAGCAGAGTTCAGAGGTCGCGGATGGACTCCAGCGTTTCACCAGCAGCAACCACCGCCTGCGTGCCTTACGCCCCTTCCCGGCCCCCCGGCCTCCCCggcaccaccagcagcagcaacagcaacactGGTCCCCGTGGCGTGGAGCCGAGCCCAGGCATT CCCGGCGCTGACCATTACCAGACGCCCGCGCTGGAGGTCTCCTCTCACCAAGGCCGCCTGGGGCCCTCGGCACACAGTAGTCGGAAACCCTTCCTGGCGGCTCCTGCTGCCACTCCCCACCTGTCCCTGCCACCTGGCCCCACCTCACCTCCTCCACCCTCTTGTCCCCGCCTCAtacgccccccaccccctcctgcctGGCTGAAGGGCCCAGCCTGCCGGGCAGCTCGTGAAGATGGAGAGATCTTAGAGGAGCTCTTCTTCGGGGCTGAGGGACGCCcccgccctccccctcccccacttccccaccGCGAGGGCTTCTTGGGGCCTCCGGCCCCCCGCTTTTCTGTGGGCACTCAGGATTCGCAcacccctcccactcccccaaccaccagcagcagcagcagcaacaatggcAGCCACAGCAGCAGCCCTACTGGGCCTGTGTCCTTTCCCCCACCTCCTTATCTGGCCAGAAGTATGGACCCCCTTCCCCGGCCCCCCAGCCCCACACTGAGCCCCCAGGACCCACCCCTTGCACCCCTGACTCTTGCCCTGCCTTCAGCCCCTCCCTCCTCTTGCCACCAAAATACCTCAGGAAGCTTCAGGCGCCCGGAGAGCCCTCGGCCCAGGGTCTCCTTCCCAAAGACCCCCGAGGTGGGGCCGGGGCCATCCCCAGGCCCCCTGAATAAAACCCCCCAGCCTGTGCCGCCCAGGGTCGGGGAGCTGCCTGCCCGAGGCCCTCGACTTTTTGATTTCCCTCCTACCCCTCTGGAGGACCAGTTTGAGGAGCCAGCTGAATTCAAGATCCTACCTGATGGGCTGGCTAATATCATGAAGATGCTGGATGAATCCATTCGCAAGGAGGAGGAGCAGCAACAACAGGAGGCAGGCGCGGTCTCCGTCCCCCCGCCTCCTCTGAAGGAGCCCTTTGCATCTCTGCAGCCTCCGTTCCCCACCGACACAGCCCCAGCCACCACTGCtgccgccgccaccgccaccgccaccgccaccaccaccacagccacccaggaagaggagaagaagCCACCAGCCCTGCCACCACCGCCGCCTCTAGCCAagttccccccaccaccccagccacAGCCGCCGCCACCCCCGCTCCCCCCACCAGCCAGCCCGGCCAGCCTGCTCAAGTCCTTGGCCTCCGTGCTGGAGGGACAAAAGTACTGTTACCGAGGGACTGGAACCGCTGTTCCCACCCGGCCTGGGTCCTTGCCCACCACTCAGTATTCCTCTGGTCCCTCATCAGGTGCTACCGCCCCGCCACCCACCTCAGCGGCCCCGAGCGCCCAGGGCTCCCCACAGCCCTCCGCTTCCTCGTCATCTCAGTTCTCTACCTCAGGCGGGCCCTGGGCCCGGGAGCGCAGGGCCAGCGAAGAGCCAGCCCCAGGCCCCATGGCCCCTGccccgccgcccccacccctgcctctgccccctGCTCGCTCTGAGTCTGAGGTGCTAGAAGAGATCAGTCGGGCTTGTGAGACCCTTGTGGAGCGGGTAGGCCGGAGTGCCACGGACCCGGCAGACCTGGTGGACACAGCAGATGCAGCGGACAGTGGAGCTGAGCGATTGCTGCCTCCAGCTCCGGCCAAGGAGGAGAGCGTTGGGGTGGCAGCTGCGGCAGGACTCGGGGGCAGCAAGCGGCGGCAGAAGGAGCACCAGAAAGAGCACCGGCGGCACAGGCGGGCCTGCAAGGACAGTGTGGGGCGGCGGCCCCGTGAGGGCAGGGCCAAGACCAAGGCCAAGGCCCCCAAAGAAAAGAGCCGCAGGGTGCTGGGGAACCTGGACCTGCAGAGCGAGGAGATCCAGGGTCGTGAGAAAGCCCGGCCAGATCTTGGTGGGGCCTCCAAGGCCAAGCCACCCACAGCTCCAGGCCCTCCACCGGCTCCTGCCCCCTCTGCCCAGCCCACACCCCCGgcagcccctgcccctgggaaGAAGGCTCGAGAGGAAGCTCCAGGGCCACCAGGGGTCAGCCGGGCTGACATGCTGAAGCTGCGCTCACTCAGCGAAGGGCCCCCCAAGGAGCTGAAGATCCGGCTCATCAAGGTAGAGAGCGGTGACAAGGAGACCTTCATCGCCTCCGAGGTGGAAGAGCGGCGGCTGCGGATGGCAGACCTTACCATCAGCCACTGTGCTGCTGACGTTGTGCGTGCCAGCAA GAATGCCAAGGTGAAAGGGAAGTTTCGAGAGTCCTACCTGTCCCCTGCCCAGTCTGTGAAACCGAAGATCAACACTGAGGAAAAGCTGCCCCGGGAAAAACTCAACCCACCCACACCTAGCATCTAT CTGGAAAGCAAACGGGATGCCTTCTCGCCGGTGCTGTTACAGTTCTGTACAGACCCTCGAAATCCCATCACCGTGatcaggggcctggcaggctcccTGCGGCTCA ACTTGGGCCTCTTCTCCACCAAGACTCTGGTGGAGGCGAGTGGAGAGCACACGGTGGAGGTGCGCACCCAGGTGCAGCAGCCCTCGGATGAGAACTGGGATCTGACGGGCACACGACAGATCTGGCCCTGCGAGAGCTCCCGTTCCCATACCACCATCGCCAAGTACGCACAGTACCAGGCCTCATCCTTCCAGGAATCCCTGCAG gaggagaaggagagtgAGGACGAGGAGTCAGAGGAGCCGGACAGCACCACAGGAACCCCTCCTAG CAGTGCACCAGACCCGAAGAACCATCACATCATCAAGTTTGGCACCAACATCGACCTGTCTGATGCTAAGCG gTGGAAGCcccagctgcaggagctgctgaaGCTGCCCGCCTTCATGCGGGTCACCTCCACGGGGAACATGCTGAGCCATGTGGGCCACACCATCCTGGGCATGAACACGGTGCAGCTGTACATGAAGGTGCCCGGCAGCCGAACGCCAG GCCATCAAGAGAACAACAACTTCTGCTCGGTCAACATCAACATTGGCCCAGGAGACTGCGAGTGGTTCGCGGTGCACGAGCACTACTGGGAGACCATCAGCGCCTTCTGCGACCG GCACGGCGTGGACTACCTGACGGGTTCCTGGTGGCCAATCCTGGATGACCTCTATGCTTCCAACATCCCTGTGTACCGCTTCGTGCAGCGCCCCGGAGACCTGGTGTGGATTAATGCGGGCACCGTGCACTGGGTGCAGGCCACCGGCTGGTGCAACAACATCGCCTGGAACGTAGGGCCCCTCACCG